A window of the Mucilaginibacter sp. cycad4 genome harbors these coding sequences:
- a CDS encoding FAD:protein FMN transferase, whose amino-acid sequence MKITLLAYPCVFILMCCAFVQQEPLRRFELKGYAQGTTYSIVYYAPDSLVGTAQTDSLLRRFDRSVSLYQPNSLICKFNRSATGVRIDEIFRVLITRALQISRATGGLVDPTVKPLVDAWGFGVIKPGHDPNRKEVQNLLHYVGADKISLKGTFLHKKRPGVQLDLNGIAQGYSVDLMASLLEQHSIHNYLIELGGELRIKGHKPGNEPFKVGIEGISGNDLDPAPMRKVIEPGDGAITTSGNYRKHHEAGGKQVSHLMDPLTGYPIQNEMISVTVYAKDAITADGYDNGFMTMGLKRTLNFLKNRKDLGAYIVYRKPDGLVADTVTAYFKGYQQ is encoded by the coding sequence ATGAAAATAACCTTACTGGCGTATCCTTGCGTCTTTATTTTGATGTGCTGTGCTTTCGTACAGCAGGAACCGCTCCGCCGTTTCGAGCTGAAGGGGTATGCACAAGGTACTACTTACAGTATCGTATATTATGCGCCCGACAGCCTGGTGGGTACAGCACAAACCGACAGCCTGTTAAGGCGTTTTGACCGGTCGGTCTCTCTATATCAACCTAATTCGCTCATTTGTAAGTTCAACCGTTCTGCAACAGGTGTCCGTATAGATGAGATTTTTCGTGTGCTAATCACCCGTGCGCTACAGATTAGCCGGGCGACCGGGGGGCTGGTAGATCCCACAGTGAAACCTTTGGTTGATGCCTGGGGATTTGGTGTAATTAAACCGGGACATGACCCCAATCGGAAAGAAGTGCAAAACCTCCTTCATTATGTAGGAGCGGATAAAATCAGTTTAAAAGGAACTTTTTTACACAAAAAACGGCCGGGTGTACAACTGGATCTCAACGGCATTGCGCAGGGCTATTCTGTCGATCTAATGGCGTCTTTATTGGAACAACATTCCATTCATAACTATCTCATCGAATTGGGCGGCGAATTACGTATTAAAGGCCATAAACCCGGTAATGAACCATTTAAGGTGGGCATTGAAGGCATCAGTGGTAATGACCTGGATCCGGCCCCGATGCGTAAGGTGATCGAGCCGGGGGATGGCGCCATTACCACATCCGGCAATTACCGCAAACATCATGAAGCAGGCGGTAAACAGGTTTCGCACCTGATGGATCCGTTGACAGGCTACCCAATTCAAAACGAAATGATCAGCGTTACCGTTTATGCAAAAGACGCAATAACAGCGGATGGTTATGATAACGGGTTTATGACAATGGGATTAAAACGCACATTGAACTTCCTGAAAAACCGGAAGGATCTGGGTGCTTACATTGTGTACCGGAAGCCGGATGGCCTTGTAGCAGATACGGTTACAGCTTATTTTAAAGGATATCAACAATAA
- a CDS encoding Gfo/Idh/MocA family oxidoreductase, with translation MERRTFLKNTSLLTGGLLLSHNLSALQPAADPVKIAVIGCGDRGTGIMNILNGMPDQFRITALCDVLDFRLAAAQKLVKAGSVKIYTDYRKLIDDKQVEAIIVAVPLYLHYAVAADVIRSGKHLYLEKTMTYTIDQALELVGLMHGRNNQVLQVGHQYRYSPLYYRVKEMINKGYLGKVTQVDCRWDRNGNWRRPVPDPSLERAINWRMYKEYSGGLAAELLSHQIDFINWVFDTHPQEFFATGGIDVFKDGRETYDNVQLMLRYPDLGLIGNFGAMCGNAHDGYLFKIKGTLGTVSLLTDQGMFYPEKKLLKEKGTVDGVTGATRIVWNKEGGTPILPEATKDGTWYAFNDFYQKIQRNELPDSNVFTGARTAISVHLGNQALYSKKVCNWDNSYKIG, from the coding sequence ATGGAGAGAAGAACTTTTTTGAAAAATACAAGCCTGCTCACAGGCGGATTATTGTTAAGCCATAACCTGAGCGCACTGCAGCCGGCAGCTGATCCTGTTAAAATTGCGGTGATCGGCTGCGGCGACCGCGGCACCGGGATTATGAATATCCTTAACGGAATGCCCGATCAGTTCCGTATTACTGCCTTATGCGATGTGCTCGATTTCCGGCTGGCAGCGGCACAAAAGCTGGTGAAGGCCGGTTCGGTAAAAATATATACGGATTATCGTAAATTAATTGATGATAAGCAAGTGGAGGCGATCATCGTTGCTGTTCCGCTTTACCTGCACTACGCTGTGGCTGCTGATGTTATCCGCTCGGGCAAACATTTATACCTGGAAAAAACGATGACCTATACCATTGATCAAGCGCTTGAGCTTGTGGGCCTGATGCACGGCCGCAACAACCAGGTGCTGCAGGTTGGTCACCAGTACCGTTATTCGCCTTTATATTACCGGGTTAAAGAGATGATCAATAAAGGCTATCTGGGTAAAGTAACGCAAGTGGATTGCCGCTGGGACCGCAATGGCAATTGGCGCCGCCCGGTGCCCGATCCTTCATTGGAACGGGCTATCAACTGGCGCATGTACAAAGAATATTCGGGCGGACTGGCGGCCGAACTGCTTTCGCACCAGATTGATTTTATTAACTGGGTATTTGATACCCACCCGCAGGAATTTTTTGCCACCGGCGGAATAGATGTTTTTAAAGATGGCAGGGAGACCTATGATAACGTGCAACTGATGTTACGTTACCCGGATCTGGGCCTGATCGGTAATTTCGGTGCAATGTGCGGAAACGCGCATGACGGATATCTTTTCAAGATTAAAGGTACCCTGGGTACCGTATCCCTGCTAACCGACCAGGGCATGTTTTACCCGGAGAAAAAACTCTTGAAGGAAAAAGGAACGGTAGACGGCGTGACCGGTGCAACACGCATAGTATGGAATAAAGAAGGAGGTACGCCCATTCTGCCCGAAGCCACGAAAGATGGCACCTGGTATGCATTCAACGATTTTTATCAGAAAATACAGCGCAATGAACTGCCGGACAGTAATGTATTCACCGGTGCCCGGACTGCCATCAGTGTGCACCTTGGCAACCAGGCGCTATATAGCAAAAAGGTCTGCAACTGGGATAACAGTTATAAGATTGGATAA
- a CDS encoding NUDIX domain-containing protein, with amino-acid sequence MNKEFHQLENNIAGEGFLPGLAIDTVIFGFHDNQLKVLLLAYKNTGLYALPGGFIHDNEDVNEAARRVLQSRTALTNIYLEQFYVFGNYSRYDPGPLRDIMQARGYNPPADHWLLKRFISVGYYALVDFTRAIPTPDEISDNCDWYSLNELPVLMQDHQQIINKALKTLQNELDQKLIGFNLMTEEFTMGDLQSLYETILNKKLIRAAFQRKMLGLGILERVAKKWTGGAHKAPYLYKFISNRVPADNT; translated from the coding sequence ATGAATAAAGAGTTTCACCAACTGGAAAATAACATTGCGGGCGAAGGTTTTTTACCGGGCCTTGCTATAGATACGGTTATTTTTGGTTTTCATGACAACCAGTTAAAGGTATTGCTGCTGGCTTATAAAAACACCGGGCTATATGCGCTTCCCGGAGGCTTTATTCATGATAATGAAGATGTGAACGAAGCGGCGCGGCGGGTACTTCAAAGCCGTACTGCCTTAACCAACATCTACCTGGAACAGTTTTATGTTTTTGGCAATTACAGCCGTTATGATCCCGGGCCGCTCAGGGACATCATGCAAGCCCGTGGCTACAACCCGCCTGCTGATCACTGGTTATTAAAGCGTTTTATTTCGGTGGGATACTATGCGCTGGTCGATTTTACCAGGGCCATCCCCACACCCGATGAAATATCTGATAACTGCGACTGGTACAGCCTCAATGAACTGCCTGTGCTGATGCAGGACCATCAGCAAATTATTAACAAAGCGCTGAAAACCCTACAGAATGAGCTTGACCAAAAGCTCATAGGCTTTAACCTCATGACCGAAGAATTTACCATGGGCGACCTGCAATCGCTCTACGAAACTATCCTTAACAAAAAGCTCATCCGCGCAGCTTTTCAGCGCAAAATGCTGGGACTTGGTATTTTGGAACGGGTAGCAAAAAAATGGACAGGCGGCGCACATAAGGCGCCATACCTGTATAAGTTTATTTCAAACAGAGTGCCGGCGGATAATACCTAA
- a CDS encoding carboxylesterase family protein codes for MKKPILVMLLLAQVASVKVMAQLSANKTTVENGTLEGTREASNVLSFKGIPFAQPPVGDLRWKEPQPAKNWEGTLRADHFGHNPMQKPIFGDMGFRSSGMNEDCLYLNVWTPAKSAKEKLPVLVYFYGGGLMAGDGSESRYDGESMAKKGIVALTVNYRLGVFGFFSHPELTKESPNHSSGNYGYLDQHLALLWVQKNIAAFGGDPKRVTIAGESAGSISVSVQMASPLSKDLIAGAIGESGAGIKPTLFPIPLADAEQNGVKFAANEKANTLADLRAIPAEQLLNDAFKPGTPPMSATIDNYLLPKSLPEIFMAGEQAKVPLLVGWNSAEVPFQFMMRGDAPTLENYTKTLKQLYGDRAGEALKLYPAANDGEVIKVATDLSSDRFIVYSTWKWADLQVQTGGKPVYRYLFSRVRPAMVASMGNATPGLAGGVVKGDAAKPAPKMPPPVGAAHASEIEYAMGNLAGNKTYAWTPDDFKVSETMENYFANFIKTANPNGAGLPKWSAIKDNNNVKFMNIDVKSEEMPEVNRARYLFLDKDYMK; via the coding sequence ATGAAGAAACCAATTTTAGTAATGCTGCTGCTTGCACAAGTTGCCTCGGTAAAGGTAATGGCGCAGCTATCGGCAAACAAAACCACCGTTGAGAACGGTACGCTCGAGGGCACTCGCGAAGCATCAAATGTATTAAGTTTTAAAGGCATTCCTTTTGCACAGCCACCTGTGGGCGATTTGCGCTGGAAGGAGCCTCAGCCTGCCAAAAACTGGGAGGGCACTTTAAGGGCCGATCATTTTGGCCATAACCCCATGCAAAAGCCCATTTTTGGTGATATGGGTTTTCGTTCATCAGGCATGAACGAAGATTGTTTGTACCTTAATGTGTGGACGCCTGCAAAATCGGCCAAAGAGAAACTTCCTGTACTGGTTTATTTTTACGGCGGAGGCTTGATGGCAGGCGATGGTTCTGAGTCGCGCTATGACGGCGAAAGCATGGCTAAAAAAGGCATCGTAGCTTTAACCGTAAATTACAGGCTTGGTGTATTTGGCTTTTTTTCGCATCCTGAATTAACTAAAGAATCACCAAACCATTCGTCGGGCAACTATGGATATCTTGACCAGCACCTGGCCTTGCTTTGGGTACAAAAAAATATAGCTGCCTTTGGCGGAGATCCTAAACGGGTTACCATTGCGGGTGAATCGGCAGGGTCTATTTCTGTATCGGTACAAATGGCCTCACCTTTATCAAAGGACCTGATAGCAGGAGCCATCGGCGAAAGCGGTGCGGGGATCAAACCCACGCTTTTCCCCATCCCATTGGCTGATGCTGAACAAAACGGCGTCAAGTTTGCCGCTAACGAGAAAGCCAATACCCTGGCCGACCTCAGGGCCATACCTGCCGAACAATTGCTAAATGATGCTTTTAAACCCGGTACGCCGCCAATGTCGGCCACTATTGATAATTACCTGCTACCAAAATCGTTGCCTGAGATCTTTATGGCAGGCGAACAGGCTAAAGTTCCATTGTTAGTGGGTTGGAACTCGGCCGAAGTCCCTTTCCAGTTCATGATGCGCGGCGATGCGCCAACGCTTGAAAATTATACTAAAACGCTGAAACAATTATATGGTGACAGGGCCGGGGAAGCATTGAAACTATACCCCGCTGCCAATGACGGGGAAGTGATCAAAGTTGCAACCGACCTGTCAAGCGACAGGTTCATTGTATACAGCACCTGGAAATGGGCCGATCTGCAGGTACAAACAGGAGGGAAGCCAGTTTACCGGTACCTGTTTTCGCGGGTACGCCCAGCCATGGTAGCTTCTATGGGTAATGCCACCCCTGGGCTTGCCGGCGGTGTGGTTAAGGGCGATGCCGCAAAACCGGCCCCAAAAATGCCGCCGCCTGTGGGGGCTGCACATGCTTCAGAAATTGAATATGCTATGGGCAACCTTGCCGGGAACAAAACCTACGCCTGGACACCCGATGATTTCAAAGTATCCGAGACTATGGAAAACTACTTTGCCAACTTTATAAAAACTGCCAATCCAAACGGCGCAGGTTTGCCAAAATGGTCGGCAATTAAGGATAACAATAATGTTAAATTCATGAATATTGATGTTAAAAGCGAGGAGATGCCGGAGGTTAACCGTGCGCGCTACTTGTTTTTGGATAAAGATTACATGAAATAA
- the hscB gene encoding Fe-S protein assembly co-chaperone HscB — translation MNYFEFYGIPESFKVDQALLKKKFYELSKLYHPDFYANEDETKQQEILELSTLNNKAYHALGDPAKRLEYILKLHDLVSEGAKPQLPADFLMEMMDINERLMEVDDATHLAAITAETLAIEGDINEELAKLTKDYEQLDDTAKESRRIEIANIYYKQKYLLRIKESLSTFAARL, via the coding sequence ATGAACTATTTTGAATTTTACGGCATACCTGAATCTTTTAAGGTTGACCAGGCGTTGCTTAAGAAAAAGTTTTATGAGCTAAGTAAGCTTTATCATCCCGATTTTTATGCCAATGAGGATGAAACCAAGCAGCAGGAGATCCTGGAGCTTTCTACCCTCAATAATAAAGCCTACCATGCTCTTGGCGACCCAGCAAAGCGTTTGGAATACATTTTAAAACTGCACGACCTGGTATCTGAAGGGGCAAAACCACAATTGCCAGCAGATTTTTTAATGGAAATGATGGACATCAACGAGCGCCTTATGGAGGTTGACGATGCAACGCACTTAGCTGCCATAACCGCAGAAACGCTTGCTATTGAAGGAGATATCAATGAAGAGCTGGCGAAGCTGACCAAAGACTATGAACAGTTGGACGATACAGCTAAAGAAAGCCGCCGGATAGAAATTGCAAATATTTACTATAAACAAAAATATCTTTTGCGAATTAAGGAGAGTTTATCTACATTTGCAGCCCGCTTGTAA